The Papaver somniferum cultivar HN1 chromosome 3, ASM357369v1, whole genome shotgun sequence genome includes a region encoding these proteins:
- the LOC113355113 gene encoding pentatricopeptide repeat-containing protein At5g50990-like yields MRCLIQFCSCSSSTASVTNTTSLITFNNIIRASLEKGSPRKALLDYQTIFSSTSVLPDFQTISHALEACKILSDDRTVVQFHARMLKSGFDSYPSLLTSLISIYVSHKQLVDYACCLLDEIPKWGFSLFSVNLVIAGYLKAGKFDSANRLFRQSPYRDVVSWNSMITGCVRHGSLKEAVTLFRRMLSSGIEPDGFTFASVLTACGRLGAISNGKWVHSLMTERQIELNYILNSALIDMYSRCGRIETAKEVFESVKREHISVWNSMITGLAMNGLAWEVIEIFTRLKREDIKADSITFVGILSACSHCGLVEQGRQFFNSMRKNYSIEPEIEHYGAMVDLLGRAGLLEEAREMIQTMPMKPDVVVWRSLLSASRIHGKPEIGELAAGKMSSDLRSGDYVLLSNIYSSAKRWDNAERMREGMRKNGFRKNQGLSWIEVKGVIHQFKAGDRSVPESDMIYKVLERVNARIKLDGYVPAIELVLMDVSEEEKEGNLNCHSEKLATAYGVLKTSPGTEIRISKNLRTCCDCHCWLKMVSRLLNRVIVMRDRIRFHRFESGSCSCGDYW; encoded by the coding sequence ATGAGATGTCTCATACAATTTTGCTCCTGCTCATCTTCCACTGCATCTGTTACTAATACTACTTCTTTAATTACCTTCAATAACATTATTCGAGCATCTCTCGAAAAAGGGTCTCCTCGAAAAGCTCTATTGGATTATCAGACTATTTTCAGCTCGACTTCTGTGTTGCCTGATTTTCAAACCATTTCTCATGCACTTGAAGCTTGCAAAATTTTATCAGATGACAGAACTGTAGTACAGTTCCATGCCAGAATGTTAAAATCTGGTTTTGATTCATACCcatctcttttaacttctttgATATCCATATACGTTTCTCATAAACAACTCGTTGATTATGCTTGTTGTCTGCTTGATGAAATTCCCAAGTGGGGTTTCAGTCTTTTTTCTGTGAATTTGGTCATTGCAGGCTATTTAAAGGCTGGGAAGTTCGATAGTGCAAACCGACTGTTTCGCCAATCACCTTATAGGGATGTTGTTTCATGGAACTCTATGATAACCGGCTGCGTTAGACATGGCAGTCTAAAAGAGGCAGTAACTTTATTTCGTCGAATGCTCAGTTCTGGTATTGAACCAGATGGGTTTACCTTTGCATCAGTTCTTACAGCTTGCGGTCGACTTGGAGCTATTAGTAATGGAAAATGGGTTCATTCTTTGATGACAGAAAGAcagattgagctaaattatatacTGAATTCAGCATTAATTGATATGTATTCAAGATGTGGAAGAATTGAAACTGCTAAGGAAGTATTTGAAAGCGTGAAACGAGAACATATATCTGTTTGGAATTCGATGATTACAGGATTAGCAATGAATGGACTTGCTTGGGAAGTAATCGAAATCTTTACTCGTTTAAAGAGAGAAGATATTAAAGCAGATTCAATCACCTTTGTTGGAATCCTATCTGCTTGTAGCCACTGCGGACTAGTCGAACAAGGTCGCCAGTTTTTCAATTCAATGAGAAAGAATTACTCGATTGAGCCTGAGATTGAACATTATGGAGCAATGGTTGATCTTTTGGGCAGAGCAGGTCTCTTGGAAGAAGCTCGTGAGATGATACAGACAATGCCAATGAAGCCAGATGTAGTTGTGTGGAGATCACTGTTGAGTGCTTCTCGAATTCATGGAAAGCCTGAGATTGGTGAACTAGCAGCTGGAAAAATGTCGTCTGATCTGCGAAGTGGAGATTATGTGTTGTTATCAAACATTTACTCTTCGGCAAAAAGATGGGATAATGCTGAGAGAATGAGAGAAGGGATGAGAAAAAATGGATTTCGAAAGAATCAAGGATTGAGTTGGATTGAAGTTAAAGGTGTTATTCATCAATTCAAAGCAGGTGACCGGTCGGTTCCTGAGTCCGATATGATATATAAGGTTTTGGAAAGAGTGAATGCAAGGATCAAACTTGATGGTTATGTTCCTGCAATTGAGTTAGTATTAATGGATGTCTCAGAGGAGGAAAAGGAGGGAAATTTGAATTGTCACAGTGAAAAACTTGCAACTGCTTATGGGGTTTTAAAAACAAGTCCGGGAACTGAAATTAGGATCTCAAAAAACCTTAGGACTTGCTGCGACTGTCATTGTTGGTTGAAAATGGTTTCAAGACTATTAAACCGGGTGATTGTCATGAGGGATCGCATTCGTTTTCATCGGTTCGAGAGTGGTTCATGTTCTTGTGGGGATTACTGGTAA
- the LOC113358887 gene encoding uncharacterized protein LOC113358887 — MNSFLLVLDANLSFRISSIGKPVKVSGVITDQPKPLVVVGQTNKNSWGKVERNWKILQGFETEKQSEVLVLGTFILVIIYFALGTITSAQGCWENSRKPVNENNGRNCSVGTNIAESSKSKTTISFWANKVRATVKVQSYHEQDAVKEIAGFWGYLMQTVYQTCAGAVVLTDIVFWFLIVPFLSIERVKLNLLMGCMHSLNAVFLLIDAALNSLPFPWFRLAYFILFSSTYVIFQWVIHACGVSWWPYPLLDLSIPWAPLWYFL, encoded by the exons ATGAACAGTTTTCTCCTTGTTTTGGATGCCAATTTGAGTTTTAGAATCAGTTCAATTGGTAAACCAGTGAAAGTATCTGGCGTAATCACTGATCAACCAAAACCCTTGGTAGTTGTTGGGCAAACAAACAAGAATTCTTGGGGTAAAGTTGAAAGAAACTGGAAAATTTTACAAGGATTTGAAACTGAAAAACAAAGTGAAGTTCTGGTTTT GGGGACCTTTATATTAGTCATCATCTATTTCGCG CTTGGCACAATAACATCAGCACAAGGATGTTGGGAGAACTCGAGGAAACCTGTCAACGAAAACAATGGAAGAAATTGTTCGGTAGGAACGAATATTGCAGAGAGTAGTAAATCCAAAACAACCATAAGTTTTTGGGCAAACAAAGTCAGAGCTACGGTCAAAGTGCAGAGTTACCATGAGCAGGACGCCGTCAAGGAAATTGCTGGATTTTGGGGATATCTGATGCAAACAGTCTATCAG ACTTGTGCAGGAGCTGTGGTCCTCACAGATATCGTCTTTTGGTTTCTTATAGTCCCATTTCTCTCCATTGAAAGGGTCAAATTGAACTTG TTAATGGGATGTATGCATTCTCTTAACGCTGTGTTTCTTCTCATTGACGCCGCACTCAACAGCCTT CCCTTTCCGTGGTTTCGCCTTGCATATTTCATACTATTCAGTTCTACATATGTCATTTTCCAATGGGTTATTCACGCATGTGGTGTTTCATG GTGGCCTTACCCATTGCTAGATCTATCAATTCCATGGGCACCTCTATG GTACTTCTTATAG